A genome region from Candidatus Methylomirabilis sp. includes the following:
- a CDS encoding fatty acid desaturase yields MPTLVVFVAIHLGALWAPVTFSWPALGVAALLHYVLGGWGICLGYHRLLTHRSFRTPRWLEYLLAVFGVLSLQGGPITWVADHRIHHGHSDEQRDPHSPKESFLWGHMLWMLFPQRMRLEERARFTPELWGNPFYRFLERWQLALQLPLAALLWGVGGWPFVVYGIFVRLVAVYHCTWLINSACHRWGYRSFATLDDSRNLWWVALLTWGEGWHNNHHAIPTSARHGLRWWEVDPTFLVIRLLEAFGLARDVERPAADLA; encoded by the coding sequence GTGCCGACGCTCGTCGTCTTTGTGGCCATTCATCTGGGGGCCCTGTGGGCCCCCGTCACCTTCTCCTGGCCCGCCCTCGGCGTGGCGGCGCTTCTGCACTACGTGCTCGGGGGATGGGGGATCTGCCTGGGGTACCATCGCTTGCTCACTCACCGGAGCTTCCGGACGCCCAGGTGGCTCGAATACCTCCTCGCGGTGTTCGGCGTGCTGAGCTTGCAGGGGGGGCCCATCACCTGGGTGGCGGATCACCGCATCCACCACGGGCACTCCGACGAGCAGAGGGACCCCCACAGCCCCAAGGAGAGCTTCCTCTGGGGGCACATGCTCTGGATGCTGTTTCCGCAGCGGATGCGCCTTGAGGAACGCGCGCGCTTCACGCCCGAGTTGTGGGGGAATCCGTTCTACCGGTTCCTGGAACGCTGGCAGCTCGCGTTGCAGCTCCCCCTGGCGGCCCTCCTCTGGGGGGTGGGGGGATGGCCCTTCGTGGTCTACGGGATCTTCGTCCGACTGGTGGCGGTCTACCATTGCACCTGGTTGATCAACTCGGCCTGCCACCGGTGGGGCTACCGGAGCTTCGCCACGCTCGACGATTCGCGGAACCTGTGGTGGGTTGCCCTGCTGACCTGGGGGGAGGGGTGGCACAACAACCACCACGCCATCCCGACATCCGCGCGGCACGGCCTGCGCTGGTGGGAGGTGGACCCCACCTTCCTGGTCATCCGGTTGCTGGAGGCGTTCGGCCTCGCGCGGGACGTCGAGCGCCCGGCCGCCGATCTCGCGTAG
- a CDS encoding class I SAM-dependent methyltransferase encodes MSPHRLIQILQERISAEARIPFALKGLDGRSYRFGEGEPVLQIAIQDPRGWAALSRLDELAFCEAYVAGFLDITGDMLQLIGLREALTDPHPLHRVWRRVSPLIFGQLRTDSRAIAQHYDVEGDFHLLFMDPSRIYSHALFAHDDEPLETAQRRKLDFALDACRLTPGQRVLDVGGGWGGFTEHAGRRGIQVTSLTISNESLRFLTDLIERLHLPCRAICENVLAYRSAEPYDAIVVLGVMEHLPDYRAALGQFHRLLKPGGRVYLDASAVRRKYETSTFISRYIYPGNHSFLCLHDFLAALAETPFALQAVHNDRHSYYLTCKAWAENLERVCGEVIRRWGERLYRTFRLYLWGSAHAFLSDRLQAYRLIVERPLAAREEGSL; translated from the coding sequence ATGAGCCCCCACCGCCTGATCCAGATACTTCAGGAGCGGATCTCTGCCGAGGCACGGATCCCCTTCGCCCTAAAGGGCTTGGATGGGCGGAGCTACCGGTTCGGGGAGGGGGAGCCGGTCCTCCAGATCGCCATCCAGGATCCCCGGGGGTGGGCGGCCTTGAGCCGCCTGGACGAGCTGGCGTTCTGCGAGGCCTACGTGGCGGGGTTCCTCGACATCACCGGCGACATGCTCCAGCTCATTGGGCTGCGGGAGGCCCTCACCGACCCGCACCCGCTCCATAGGGTCTGGCGCCGGGTGAGTCCCCTGATTTTTGGTCAGCTCCGGACCGATTCCCGGGCGATCGCGCAGCACTACGATGTGGAGGGGGACTTCCACCTCCTCTTCATGGACCCGAGCCGCATCTACTCCCATGCGCTGTTCGCGCACGACGACGAGCCGCTCGAGACGGCGCAGCGGCGCAAGCTCGACTTCGCCCTCGACGCGTGCCGCCTCACGCCCGGCCAGCGGGTGCTGGACGTGGGGGGCGGGTGGGGGGGGTTCACCGAGCACGCGGGACGGCGGGGGATCCAGGTCACGTCCCTCACGATCTCCAACGAATCCCTCCGGTTCCTGACGGACCTGATCGAGCGGTTACACCTGCCGTGCCGCGCCATCTGCGAGAACGTTCTCGCGTACCGGTCGGCGGAGCCCTACGACGCCATCGTGGTGCTGGGCGTCATGGAACACCTGCCCGATTACCGGGCCGCCCTGGGGCAATTCCACCGGTTGCTGAAGCCCGGGGGGCGGGTGTACCTGGACGCCTCGGCCGTCCGCAGGAAGTACGAAACCAGCACCTTCATCTCGCGGTATATCTACCCGGGCAACCATTCGTTCCTCTGCCTGCACGACTTCCTGGCGGCCCTGGCCGAGACCCCCTTCGCCCTGCAGGCCGTCCACAACGATCGCCACAGCTATTACCTCACGTGCAAGGCCTGGGCGGAAAATCTCGAGCGGGTCTGCGGAGAGGTGATCCGGCGTTGGGGCGAGCGGCTCTACCGCACGTTCCGGCTCTACCTGTGGGGGTCCGCCCACGCCTTCCTGAGCGATCGTTTGCAGGCCTATCGCCTGATCGTGGAGCGGCCGCTGGCCGCGCGAGAGGAGGGAAGCCTGTGA
- a CDS encoding intradiol ring-cleavage dioxygenase, with the protein MGRSRLAMALVLAVGMWGPAGMGALAQGSCAPTRPDSEGPFYKPGAPERAQTGRGLAVRGTVRSAGSCAPIPRARIERWQANPEGAYDDAHRAAMNTDGAGEYRFETNLPRRYFGRPPHIHFKVSAAGHRPLTTQLYLTPGQTEVTFDLVLVAE; encoded by the coding sequence ATGGGACGCTCGAGGCTGGCGATGGCCCTGGTGCTTGCGGTGGGGATGTGGGGACCCGCGGGGATGGGCGCCCTCGCTCAGGGGTCCTGCGCGCCGACCCGGCCCGACTCCGAGGGGCCCTTCTACAAGCCGGGGGCCCCGGAGCGGGCCCAGACCGGCCGCGGTCTGGCGGTCCGGGGGACCGTGCGCTCGGCCGGAAGCTGCGCCCCGATCCCCCGCGCCCGCATCGAGCGCTGGCAGGCCAACCCCGAGGGAGCCTATGACGACGCGCACCGCGCTGCGATGAACACCGACGGCGCCGGGGAGTACCGCTTTGAGACCAACCTCCCCAGACGCTACTTCGGACGGCCCCCCCACATCCACTTCAAGGTCTCCGCGGCGGGTCACCGCCCCCTGACGACCCAGCTTTACCTCACGCCGGGCCAGACCGAGGTCACCTTCGATCTCGTCCTGGTCGCCGAGTAG